One genomic segment of Catalinimonas alkaloidigena includes these proteins:
- a CDS encoding sugar phosphate isomerase/epimerase family protein — protein sequence MKTIKGPAVFLAQFMSDEAPFDTFENACKWMADAGYKGVQVPTFDPRCIDLEKAAESKGYCDELQGKAKEAGVEITELSTHLQGQLVAVHPAYDKMFDSFAPEKVHNNPKARQEWAVNQLKMAAKASRNFGFKVHATFSGALVWPYMYPWPQRTPGIVDMAFKELADRWTPILNEFDENGVDVCYEIHPGEDLHDGVTFERFREATGNHKRVNMLYDPSHYVLQQLDYIANIDDYHELIKMFHVKDAEFNPTGKSGVYGGYQDWVDRPGRFRSLGDGQVDFSTIFSKLTQYDFDGWAVLEWECCMKHPEQGALEGAPFIQDHIIRVTEKAFDDFAGGKSDDETNKKILGLS from the coding sequence ATGAAAACTATTAAAGGCCCTGCCGTATTTTTAGCTCAATTTATGAGCGATGAAGCTCCTTTTGATACTTTTGAAAATGCTTGTAAGTGGATGGCCGATGCTGGTTACAAAGGCGTACAAGTACCTACTTTTGACCCTCGCTGCATTGATCTGGAAAAGGCCGCCGAGAGTAAAGGTTATTGTGACGAGCTCCAGGGCAAAGCGAAAGAAGCAGGTGTAGAAATCACTGAACTCTCTACCCACCTACAGGGGCAGCTAGTGGCCGTACATCCAGCCTATGATAAGATGTTTGACTCTTTTGCACCTGAAAAAGTCCATAATAACCCCAAAGCTCGTCAGGAGTGGGCGGTAAACCAGTTAAAAATGGCGGCTAAAGCCAGCCGTAATTTTGGTTTCAAGGTTCACGCTACTTTCTCCGGAGCCTTAGTATGGCCTTATATGTACCCCTGGCCACAGCGTACGCCTGGCATTGTAGATATGGCTTTCAAAGAACTGGCTGATCGCTGGACGCCTATATTGAACGAGTTTGATGAAAATGGCGTAGATGTTTGTTACGAAATTCACCCTGGTGAAGACCTGCATGATGGTGTTACCTTTGAGCGTTTCCGTGAAGCCACCGGTAATCACAAACGTGTAAATATGCTGTACGATCCCAGCCATTATGTATTACAGCAACTGGACTATATTGCTAATATTGATGATTATCATGAGCTCATTAAAATGTTCCATGTAAAAGACGCTGAATTCAATCCTACCGGTAAATCCGGAGTATACGGTGGCTATCAGGATTGGGTGGATCGCCCCGGCCGCTTCCGCTCCCTGGGCGATGGACAGGTAGATTTCAGTACGATTTTCAGTAAGCTGACGCAGTATGATTTTGATGGATGGGCAGTACTGGAATGGGAATGCTGCATGAAGCACCCTGAGCAAGGTGCACTGGAAGGCGCTCCTTTTATTCAGGATCATATCATCCGCGTAACTGAAAAAGCTTTTGATGATTTTGCCGGTGGTAAGTCTGATGATGAAACCAACAAAAAGATTTTAGGATTATCTTAA
- a CDS encoding AraC family transcriptional regulator, with protein sequence MYFNLYNLLIFFGVGQGLILGLLILLIKREGGRATIFLALLIISFALTSGKHLVIDLKTQNAWLAPLRLPLSFFLLMGPLLYLYIKSTVFPQLRMSLRDWLHFLPPFIFLVLQLGVFLSEAVFPDANLAHLAFLLQLTEQIAGLLSFFVYGYLGLQLVKEYQRWITQEYSNHEYITLAWLQKLLVALLISWLLLFGFTLIDLVGYQFHLPPSAYYPLLLYVSVLIYWIGLKQLLRIHLPKSTINHSHKSELVSTEHLENLQDEIDRLKTFVSQQKPYLDPELKLDKLASLLSMHPKALSHLLNQGLHTSFYDFINYHRVEEIKKKLIDSQYAKYTLLGIALESGFNSKSTFNHIFKKFTRHTPMEYKKKHSYV encoded by the coding sequence TTGTATTTCAACCTTTATAATTTACTGATCTTTTTTGGGGTAGGGCAGGGGCTTATCTTGGGGCTGCTTATTTTACTCATAAAAAGAGAAGGTGGCCGAGCTACTATTTTTCTGGCTTTACTCATCATCAGCTTTGCTCTAACCTCCGGCAAGCATTTGGTGATAGATTTAAAGACGCAAAACGCCTGGCTAGCTCCATTAAGATTGCCACTGTCCTTTTTTTTGCTGATGGGGCCTTTGCTTTACCTATATATTAAAAGCACTGTATTTCCCCAATTACGCATGTCACTCAGGGATTGGCTACATTTCCTTCCGCCTTTCATATTTCTCGTTTTACAACTGGGCGTTTTCTTGTCAGAAGCTGTATTTCCTGATGCAAACCTTGCTCATTTAGCATTCTTATTACAGTTGACAGAACAAATAGCCGGGCTACTTTCTTTTTTTGTCTACGGTTATTTAGGACTACAATTGGTCAAAGAATACCAGCGTTGGATTACGCAAGAATACTCCAACCATGAATACATCACATTGGCGTGGCTACAAAAGCTGCTTGTTGCGCTCCTTATTAGCTGGTTATTACTTTTTGGCTTTACATTAATTGATCTGGTTGGTTATCAGTTTCATTTACCACCTTCCGCATACTATCCCCTTTTACTCTATGTTTCAGTATTGATCTACTGGATAGGGCTGAAGCAACTTCTTAGGATACATCTACCTAAATCCACAATTAATCACTCTCACAAAAGCGAACTTGTTTCTACTGAGCACCTGGAAAATCTGCAGGATGAAATTGACAGACTAAAAACGTTTGTATCACAACAAAAGCCCTACTTAGATCCTGAATTAAAACTGGACAAATTGGCTTCATTGCTAAGCATGCATCCCAAAGCATTATCTCACCTGCTGAACCAGGGACTACACACTAGCTTCTACGACTTTATTAATTACCATAGGGTAGAAGAAATAAAAAAGAAACTGATTGACTCCCAATATGCTAAGTATACTTTATTGGGCATCGCTCTGGAGTCAGGTTTTAACTCCAAATCCACCTTCAATCATATCTTCAAAAAATTTACGCGTCATACTCCGATGGAGTACAAGAAAAAACATAGCTATGTATGA
- a CDS encoding methyltransferase: protein MKLTSVPENLLERFALWLGIAPTPISDTHVAFMMARTIMVGAKLGIFEALAQQSATAKVISEYCQTHPNATLKILNALVHLGYLTINQQQEYRLTHLSRKWMLQDSEKSVYDKMMLQFVEWKLVEHYENYVRSGEPADMHRVLCDKEWEVYQRGMRSMAKVSAWEVAKRTPIPKRATHMLDVGGAHGYYSVALCQKYPDLKATILDLPEAIKYAKPLLSEENMDHKIKHQAGNVLTTHLGKEVYDVVFISSLVHHFDAETNIVLAQKVYEALKPGGRYIIQEYVRDDKARRGDHLAILDLYFAATSQSGTWSKKEMSEWQKKAGFKPYKTIWLRSIPRHAQVVGKKI from the coding sequence ATGAAGCTTACCTCGGTACCCGAAAACCTGCTGGAACGTTTTGCGCTCTGGTTGGGCATTGCTCCCACACCCATCAGTGATACTCATGTGGCCTTTATGATGGCCCGCACCATTATGGTAGGAGCCAAGTTAGGCATTTTTGAAGCCTTAGCACAACAATCCGCTACTGCTAAAGTAATCTCCGAATACTGTCAGACACACCCTAATGCTACCCTTAAGATACTGAACGCTTTGGTTCACTTGGGCTATCTGACCATAAACCAGCAGCAAGAGTATCGACTTACCCATTTATCTCGTAAATGGATGTTGCAGGATAGTGAAAAGTCTGTCTATGATAAGATGATGCTTCAGTTTGTAGAGTGGAAACTGGTAGAGCATTATGAAAATTATGTGCGCTCCGGGGAGCCTGCCGATATGCACCGGGTATTATGTGATAAGGAGTGGGAAGTTTATCAGAGAGGGATGCGATCTATGGCTAAAGTATCCGCCTGGGAAGTAGCCAAGCGCACCCCTATACCGAAGAGAGCAACGCATATGCTCGACGTAGGAGGAGCGCATGGATACTATTCTGTTGCCCTTTGTCAAAAATACCCTGATTTAAAGGCTACGATACTTGACCTTCCGGAAGCGATCAAGTATGCCAAGCCGCTTCTTTCCGAAGAAAATATGGATCACAAAATTAAGCATCAGGCGGGAAACGTGCTCACTACCCATCTGGGCAAAGAAGTCTATGATGTTGTTTTTATCTCCAGCCTGGTTCATCATTTTGATGCCGAAACCAATATAGTGCTTGCTCAAAAGGTTTATGAAGCACTTAAGCCCGGAGGTCGTTACATCATTCAGGAATATGTGCGAGATGACAAAGCTCGTAGAGGAGACCACCTGGCGATTCTTGATTTATACTTTGCCGCTACCAGTCAGTCAGGTACCTGGTCGAAGAAGGAAATGTCGGAATGGCAGAAAAAAGCAGGTTTCAAACCTTACAAAACCATATGGCTACGTTCCATTCCCCGTCATGCTCAGGTAGTAGGAAAAAAGATCTGA
- a CDS encoding RDD family protein yields the protein MPRISIETTQNVQVDYVLAGIGSRIQAFFLDLLVIAAYGIVLLLVFSQLGITPPTALIVVLSLPPFLYHLLCEIFMDGQSLGKRQMNIKVVKLDGSAPGIGAYLIRWLLRLVDIGMMSGAIAVLSIAISRNDQRLGDLAAGTTVVKQKAGQPLSVFSVEEDYQSVFPEVVNLHDQDIDIIMRVIHTYRESGQTAPLMATAHKIQDLLKIQSDLRPLQFLYTVVRDYKHLTSR from the coding sequence ATGCCGCGCATTAGTATAGAAACGACACAAAATGTACAGGTAGATTATGTATTAGCAGGTATTGGCAGCCGCATACAGGCTTTCTTTCTGGATCTGCTAGTGATCGCTGCCTATGGGATCGTACTTCTTTTAGTCTTTTCACAGCTAGGCATCACGCCTCCTACCGCCCTGATTGTGGTGTTAAGTTTACCCCCTTTTTTGTATCATTTACTTTGCGAGATATTTATGGACGGGCAAAGCCTGGGTAAAAGGCAAATGAATATCAAAGTGGTTAAGCTGGATGGATCGGCTCCGGGCATAGGCGCATACCTCATTCGCTGGCTCCTCCGCCTGGTGGATATCGGCATGATGAGCGGAGCTATTGCTGTTTTAAGCATTGCTATTTCCCGCAACGACCAGCGCCTCGGGGACTTAGCCGCCGGTACTACGGTGGTTAAGCAAAAAGCCGGTCAGCCTTTATCCGTTTTCTCCGTTGAAGAGGATTATCAGTCTGTTTTCCCTGAAGTAGTAAACTTACATGATCAGGACATTGACATCATCATGCGCGTAATCCATACCTATCGGGAAAGCGGCCAAACTGCTCCTCTTATGGCTACGGCCCATAAGATTCAGGATTTGCTGAAAATCCAGAGTGATTTACGCCCGCTGCAGTTTCTCTATACTGTTGTAAGAGATTATAAGCATTTGACTTCTAGGTAG
- a CDS encoding ArsR/SmtB family transcription factor, with translation MGLTKTDLFTAEQNQLAQIAKAMAHPARIAIVQHLLKINYCITGDLVLEIGLAQATISQHLRELKAVGIIQGKIEGTSVNYCINPIKWKEIKDLFNFLFDQYSEQKCC, from the coding sequence ATGGGACTTACTAAAACTGATCTTTTTACAGCGGAGCAAAACCAACTGGCACAAATTGCCAAAGCTATGGCACATCCTGCCCGAATTGCAATTGTGCAGCATTTGCTTAAAATAAATTACTGTATTACCGGTGATCTGGTGTTGGAAATTGGTCTGGCACAAGCCACTATTTCTCAACATTTAAGAGAGTTGAAAGCCGTCGGTATCATTCAGGGAAAAATAGAAGGTACTTCAGTTAATTATTGTATCAATCCCATTAAATGGAAAGAAATAAAAGATCTGTTTAATTTCCTCTTTGATCAATACAGCGAACAAAAATGCTGTTAA
- a CDS encoding phosphoribosylanthranilate isomerase, with translation MKTRIKICCISSREEAELAIRSGADALGLVGHMPSGPGVISDESIKKVTESTPPPIATFLLTSETQVEAIIRHWHKVRTNTIQIVDALSYGSYQEIRKALPGVKLVQVIHVMDESSVEEAKSVARDVDAILLDSGNPSLAVKELGGTGKVHNWEISRKIRKTIDIPLFLAGGLKPDNVQEAIRKVAPFGVDICSGVRTHGKLDADKLQRFVSTVHAG, from the coding sequence ATGAAAACCAGAATTAAAATTTGCTGTATCAGCAGCCGGGAGGAAGCCGAGCTAGCGATCCGTTCTGGGGCAGATGCGTTAGGGCTGGTAGGCCATATGCCCAGTGGACCGGGTGTTATATCTGACGAATCAATAAAGAAGGTGACGGAAAGTACTCCTCCTCCAATCGCTACTTTTTTACTCACCAGTGAAACTCAGGTAGAAGCCATCATCCGGCATTGGCATAAAGTGAGAACCAATACCATCCAGATTGTAGATGCGCTTTCGTATGGTTCTTATCAGGAAATCAGAAAGGCTCTGCCGGGAGTAAAACTTGTGCAGGTCATTCATGTGATGGATGAATCATCGGTAGAAGAAGCAAAAAGTGTAGCCCGGGATGTGGATGCTATTTTGTTAGACTCCGGTAATCCTTCGCTGGCAGTCAAAGAGCTGGGGGGTACCGGAAAAGTGCATAATTGGGAAATCAGCAGAAAAATCAGGAAAACGATTGATATTCCTTTGTTCTTAGCAGGAGGGCTCAAGCCTGACAATGTGCAGGAGGCTATCCGAAAAGTAGCTCCCTTTGGTGTGGATATCTGCAGCGGTGTGCGCACCCATGGCAAGCTGGACGCTGACAAACTGCAACGTTTTGTAAGCACTGTGCATGCTGGGTAA
- a CDS encoding SO2930 family diheme c-type cytochrome, which produces MRRVGAFVVICAFLLACNTEKEKQQPVAAEKTAAPEEIETYGMGKAWLSEYGFFEGKLADLQPADNVVAYELNTPLFSDYAHKKRFIYFPEGAPANYQEREVLDFPVGTVLIKNFYYPNDFRDASAGKKILETRLLVHEEKGWQPLSYIWNEEQTDAYFEIIGATIPVQWTHDDGAIKQTNYIVPNLNQCKSCHVKDKTLMPIGPTARQLNRKNMYVSEEVNQLEFLAANGLLSGLPEAKERPAFPLWDNPNSGTLDERAIAYLDINCGPCHNPLGPAKTSGLNLTVFETDPFKLGFMKPPVAAGKASGNLLHDIVPGKPEASILLHRMNSTNPEVMMPELGRTLIHEEGVALIRKWIEQLNSSETVISP; this is translated from the coding sequence ATGAGAAGAGTAGGAGCGTTCGTGGTAATCTGTGCTTTTTTGTTAGCATGTAACACCGAAAAAGAAAAGCAGCAGCCCGTAGCAGCGGAAAAGACAGCAGCTCCAGAAGAAATTGAAACTTATGGCATGGGCAAAGCCTGGCTATCGGAATACGGTTTTTTTGAAGGCAAACTGGCTGATTTGCAGCCTGCGGACAATGTAGTAGCTTACGAACTGAATACACCTCTTTTTTCAGATTATGCCCACAAAAAACGCTTTATTTATTTTCCAGAAGGGGCCCCTGCTAATTATCAGGAAAGAGAAGTACTAGATTTTCCGGTAGGTACGGTACTTATCAAAAACTTTTATTACCCCAATGACTTTCGGGATGCATCAGCAGGAAAAAAAATACTGGAGACACGCTTGCTGGTGCATGAAGAAAAAGGCTGGCAACCCTTGTCGTACATCTGGAATGAGGAGCAGACAGATGCTTATTTTGAAATTATTGGAGCTACTATCCCTGTACAATGGACACATGATGATGGCGCGATAAAACAAACCAACTACATTGTCCCTAATCTAAACCAGTGCAAAAGCTGCCATGTGAAAGATAAAACGCTCATGCCTATTGGCCCAACAGCTCGACAGCTAAACCGCAAAAATATGTATGTTTCCGAAGAAGTAAACCAGTTGGAATTCCTGGCAGCAAATGGCCTTCTATCAGGTTTACCTGAAGCAAAAGAACGCCCTGCCTTCCCGCTTTGGGATAACCCCAACTCAGGCACGCTTGATGAGCGGGCCATAGCTTATTTGGACATTAACTGCGGCCCTTGCCATAACCCTCTGGGACCTGCCAAAACTTCAGGTCTAAACCTCACTGTTTTTGAAACCGACCCTTTCAAATTGGGATTTATGAAGCCCCCCGTGGCTGCCGGAAAAGCTTCCGGTAATTTGCTGCACGATATTGTGCCGGGTAAGCCTGAAGCATCCATTTTGCTGCACCGCATGAACAGCACCAATCCGGAAGTAATGATGCCCGAACTGGGGCGCACCCTTATTCATGAAGAAGGAGTAGCTTTAATCCGTAAATGGATTGAACAATTAAATTCTTCAGAGACTGTCATAAGTCCTTAA
- a CDS encoding parallel beta-helix domain-containing protein — translation MKQYYILFLVFILLWSCGPDRYDPERNYQDKEKEILTQFIIAEDSSVIELSEGHFLFSRSLIMDGKNHITIRGKGIDKTVLSFKGQQEGAEGIRITNSNNITLEDLTVEDASGDNIKVMDTDGITFRRVKVAWTGPINEENGAYGFYPVICKNVLIEGCESMGASDAGLYVGQSEDVIIRNNKVYQNVAGIESENSERVEIYGNECWDNTGGILVFNLPGLTRYGQHIKVHGNMVHDNNRENFAVPGAIVGTIPPGSGIIVLATKNVDVLDNEIKDHKTVGVSVISYELMSAMEGGNEEEQPDPESGVRGIQADFRSDKNYDPFPGQISIYNNKFENDNWFPYLGSDFGKLFLFKLGPTIPDIALDGIKPDDYFLANGDVNPSYKVCIDEQQPISFVDLDAANDFENLSMDVSRFNCR, via the coding sequence ATGAAACAGTACTATATCCTTTTCTTGGTGTTTATCCTGCTTTGGTCTTGCGGCCCTGATCGGTATGATCCCGAACGAAATTATCAGGACAAGGAAAAAGAAATCCTCACCCAATTTATCATCGCCGAAGACAGCAGTGTGATTGAGCTGTCGGAAGGGCATTTCCTGTTTTCGCGTAGCCTGATCATGGATGGGAAAAACCACATTACCATCCGGGGCAAGGGCATTGATAAAACCGTACTCAGCTTTAAAGGGCAACAGGAAGGAGCCGAAGGTATCCGCATTACTAACAGCAATAACATTACTCTTGAAGATTTGACCGTCGAGGATGCTTCCGGCGATAACATCAAAGTGATGGATACCGATGGTATCACTTTCCGCCGTGTTAAAGTAGCCTGGACCGGCCCCATCAATGAGGAAAACGGAGCCTATGGCTTTTACCCCGTCATCTGTAAAAATGTACTGATTGAAGGGTGTGAATCTATGGGCGCTTCCGATGCGGGTCTGTATGTGGGGCAGTCGGAAGATGTAATTATCCGCAATAACAAAGTGTATCAAAATGTAGCCGGTATTGAAAGTGAAAACAGTGAGCGGGTAGAAATTTATGGAAACGAATGTTGGGACAATACCGGAGGAATTTTGGTGTTCAACCTGCCCGGACTTACCCGCTATGGCCAACACATCAAAGTACATGGCAATATGGTGCATGATAATAACCGGGAGAATTTCGCGGTGCCTGGCGCCATCGTAGGTACCATCCCGCCCGGCAGTGGCATCATCGTTCTGGCTACTAAAAATGTAGACGTACTTGACAATGAAATCAAAGACCACAAAACAGTAGGCGTTTCGGTAATCAGTTATGAGCTGATGAGCGCGATGGAAGGAGGCAATGAAGAAGAACAACCTGACCCTGAAAGTGGGGTAAGGGGCATTCAAGCTGATTTCCGCAGTGATAAGAATTACGATCCTTTTCCCGGCCAAATCAGTATCTACAATAATAAGTTTGAAAACGACAACTGGTTTCCTTACCTCGGCTCAGACTTCGGCAAACTCTTTTTATTTAAGCTGGGGCCCACTATTCCGGATATAGCCCTGGATGGTATCAAACCTGATGATTATTTTCTGGCCAATGGAGACGTGAATCCTTCTTATAAAGTTTGTATTGACGAACAGCAACCCATCAGCTTTGTAGATTTAGACGCTGCCAATGATTTTGAAAATCTGAGTATGGATGTTAGCAGATTTAATTGTCGATAA
- a CDS encoding 3-keto-disaccharide hydrolase — MKMNGWPLGLIMMALAIVSCGPTSQNEAETTDSTPAEETTAESSSEWEEITAPENWRNFKADTISSKWEYQNGVLELAGKGGGDIITKNQYENFELEMEWKISEGGNSGLMFHVVEADSLGATYHSGPEYQLLDNERHPDAKIEKHRSGDNYDLQKSTVETVKPAGEWNKTRLVVNEGKVEHYLNGEKVVEYELWTPEWEEAVANSKFAKFPAYGKAKEGHIALQDHGDQVSFRNVRIREL; from the coding sequence ATGAAAATGAACGGATGGCCTCTGGGCTTAATAATGATGGCACTTGCCATCGTCTCTTGTGGACCTACTTCACAAAACGAAGCAGAAACCACCGATAGCACTCCTGCTGAAGAAACTACCGCCGAATCTTCTTCAGAGTGGGAAGAAATCACTGCGCCAGAAAACTGGAGAAACTTCAAGGCAGATACAATTTCCTCTAAATGGGAATACCAAAATGGAGTACTAGAATTAGCAGGAAAAGGCGGCGGTGACATCATCACAAAAAACCAGTATGAAAATTTCGAACTAGAGATGGAGTGGAAAATCTCCGAAGGTGGCAATAGCGGGCTTATGTTTCATGTGGTAGAAGCTGACTCATTGGGTGCTACTTACCATTCAGGGCCTGAATATCAGCTGCTTGATAATGAAAGGCATCCCGATGCAAAAATTGAAAAGCATCGCTCCGGAGATAACTATGATCTGCAAAAATCAACGGTAGAAACCGTGAAGCCTGCAGGTGAATGGAATAAGACTCGTTTGGTAGTGAATGAAGGTAAGGTAGAACACTACCTCAATGGCGAAAAAGTGGTAGAATATGAACTGTGGACACCTGAATGGGAAGAAGCCGTAGCCAATAGTAAGTTTGCCAAGTTTCCTGCATATGGAAAGGCTAAAGAAGGGCATATCGCTTTGCAGGATCATGGTGATCAGGTCTCTTTTCGTAATGTTCGCATACGCGAACTTTAG
- a CDS encoding Uma2 family endonuclease, which yields MMEADVAKRLFTIQEYHRMAEAGILHEDDRIELIHGEIIKMRRRAAPPTGNYHAAIVRRVSTLLIPQLAPEYLVDVQNPVRIGEHSEPEPDISILPFREDYYASTGVTSADVLLLIEVSDSTLHYERDKKLPLYATAQIPEVWIIDVNKKRLYAYRQPVDGEYQEKKTISNKREISATQLSLTVKLNDMLV from the coding sequence ATGATGGAAGCTGATGTAGCCAAAAGATTATTTACTATACAAGAATACCATAGGATGGCTGAGGCTGGTATTCTTCATGAGGATGACCGGATTGAATTAATTCATGGTGAAATTATCAAAATGAGGCGGAGGGCCGCACCCCCAACAGGAAATTATCATGCGGCAATAGTAAGACGTGTTTCTACTTTGCTCATCCCTCAATTGGCACCTGAATATCTTGTTGATGTGCAAAACCCTGTTCGCATAGGTGAACATTCTGAACCTGAGCCAGATATTAGTATTTTACCTTTCCGTGAGGATTACTATGCTTCTACCGGTGTAACATCCGCTGATGTACTTTTACTCATTGAAGTATCTGACAGTACATTACATTATGAGCGTGATAAAAAGTTACCCCTTTATGCCACTGCTCAAATTCCCGAAGTATGGATTATTGATGTGAATAAAAAAAGATTATATGCCTATCGTCAACCTGTAGACGGAGAGTATCAGGAAAAGAAGACAATAAGTAATAAGCGTGAGATATCAGCTACTCAACTTTCCTTAACAGTGAAGCTTAACGACATGCTGGTTTAA
- a CDS encoding arsenite methyltransferase, which translates to MSTSEELKKIVREKYSKIAEQDKALNASSCCGSGTSSTEVYNIMTDDYGTLEGYNADADLGLGCGLPTQFAKIQKGDTVIDLGSGAGNDCFIARHETGATGKVIGIDFTVSMIKKARTNAEKLGFNNVEFREGDIDDMPVSDNIADVIVSNCVLNLVPNKEKVISEIYRVLKPGGHFSISDIVLVGELPKALQQDAEMYAGCVAGAIQKEEYLGYIQQTGFQNITLQKEKVINLPDDILKSYLSASEIADFKNGKTGIFSITVYAEKAGKKPLKATNDEVKEEACCEPGSGCC; encoded by the coding sequence ATGAGTACATCAGAAGAACTAAAAAAGATCGTCAGAGAAAAGTACAGCAAAATTGCTGAACAGGACAAAGCACTCAATGCTTCTTCTTGTTGCGGTTCAGGCACTTCATCTACCGAAGTGTATAATATCATGACTGATGACTACGGCACCCTAGAGGGTTATAATGCCGATGCCGACCTGGGCTTAGGCTGTGGCTTACCCACCCAGTTCGCCAAAATTCAAAAAGGTGATACAGTCATTGATTTAGGATCAGGCGCTGGTAATGATTGCTTCATTGCCCGGCACGAAACCGGAGCTACAGGCAAAGTTATTGGTATAGATTTTACTGTTAGCATGATCAAAAAAGCGCGTACAAACGCTGAAAAGTTAGGCTTTAACAATGTGGAATTTCGCGAAGGAGATATTGATGATATGCCCGTTTCGGATAACATCGCTGACGTTATTGTGAGCAACTGCGTACTTAATCTTGTCCCCAATAAAGAGAAAGTAATCAGTGAAATATACCGTGTGCTTAAGCCCGGGGGTCACTTTAGCATTTCAGATATTGTACTCGTGGGCGAATTACCGAAAGCCTTGCAACAGGATGCAGAAATGTATGCCGGATGCGTTGCTGGTGCAATTCAGAAAGAAGAGTATCTGGGTTATATTCAACAAACTGGTTTCCAGAATATCACTTTGCAAAAGGAGAAAGTAATCAATTTACCGGATGATATTTTGAAATCTTACTTGTCTGCTTCAGAAATAGCAGATTTTAAAAATGGTAAAACCGGAATTTTCAGCATCACAGTATATGCTGAGAAAGCTGGTAAGAAACCTTTAAAAGCTACAAATGACGAAGTAAAAGAGGAGGCTTGCTGCGAGCCCGGATCAGGTTGCTGTTAA
- a CDS encoding alginate lyase family protein, which translates to MRFLFIAFFLISMSFSAVAEVSIRQTLLLTPEEQQYLMKLIQENKEVRNLWYPVKDAAQAILFEHPQPLKVIHYEGLLDTDPKRVATEKSLRDMDKIAVLLNAFYGTQNKAYVAMAKKYILAWVNIYQATGNPINENKFEPLIHSYQVMKSYFSPAEKELVNQWLVRIAEGEMANPNIPENNWKAKQIKLVGTIGLVVENQAYVQYATENFKAYVDKSLYGDGSSRDLEQRDALSYHTSGLDPLLMYAITLDQLGVHASEDLFRYENPDSGSIKKSVDFVIPYALGEKEYKEWVNTKVELDKRRAEAGLKKYQPGKLFNPKESRDTYELAYYFDQDYKDVIQHLSDDGFEEYNSWLLVLVDVSRR; encoded by the coding sequence ATGAGATTTTTATTCATCGCCTTCTTCCTGATTAGCATGTCTTTTTCAGCAGTGGCAGAAGTCAGCATACGGCAAACGCTCCTGCTTACTCCCGAGGAGCAGCAGTACTTGATGAAGCTCATTCAGGAAAATAAAGAAGTGAGAAATCTCTGGTATCCTGTCAAAGACGCAGCCCAAGCAATCCTCTTTGAGCATCCTCAGCCATTAAAAGTAATTCATTATGAAGGCCTGCTGGATACTGATCCTAAAAGAGTAGCTACCGAAAAAAGCCTTCGCGACATGGATAAGATAGCCGTTTTGTTGAATGCTTTCTATGGTACACAAAATAAAGCCTATGTCGCAATGGCAAAAAAATACATTCTGGCCTGGGTAAATATTTATCAGGCAACCGGCAACCCTATCAATGAAAATAAATTTGAACCCCTGATCCACAGCTATCAGGTAATGAAAAGCTACTTTAGCCCTGCTGAGAAAGAACTGGTAAACCAGTGGCTGGTAAGAATTGCTGAAGGGGAAATGGCTAACCCTAATATTCCTGAAAACAACTGGAAAGCCAAACAGATCAAACTGGTGGGTACAATCGGCCTGGTAGTAGAAAATCAGGCTTATGTGCAATACGCTACTGAAAATTTTAAAGCCTATGTGGACAAATCTCTATACGGAGATGGCAGCAGCCGGGACCTGGAGCAACGTGATGCGCTGAGTTACCATACTTCCGGTCTTGATCCTCTGCTCATGTATGCCATCACTTTAGACCAACTTGGAGTACATGCCTCTGAGGATTTATTCCGCTATGAAAACCCCGATAGCGGAAGTATCAAAAAGTCTGTGGATTTTGTAATTCCATATGCTTTAGGAGAAAAAGAATATAAGGAGTGGGTAAATACCAAAGTTGAACTAGATAAACGCAGAGCAGAAGCCGGACTAAAAAAGTATCAGCCCGGGAAACTATTTAATCCCAAAGAATCACGAGATACTTATGAGCTGGCCTACTACTTTGACCAGGACTATAAAGATGTTATTCAGCATCTATCAGACGATGGTTTTGAGGAATACAATAGCTGGCTTTTAGTTTTAGTTGATGTGTCCCGCCGGTAA